One Fuerstiella marisgermanici DNA window includes the following coding sequences:
- a CDS encoding class I SAM-dependent methyltransferase → MTATLEAPQLVHIDEGQVSCDDAWERAFARFETPEQEIKKFRKRLRWFGCEQWDRNLSVVEIFCGRGAGLIAWQQLGFKNLEGADLSANLISQYDGPAKCYVADCRKLPFDDSSRDVIAVQGGLHHLPDFPADVQKTVDEVKRVLKPGGRFLIVEPWNTLFLRMVHAASASPTARRLWDKLDAFEELYIHERETYDQWRYQPAPILEILKFAFTTERLVTHWGKLMFIGRV, encoded by the coding sequence ATGACAGCAACACTTGAAGCTCCGCAACTTGTTCACATCGACGAAGGCCAGGTCTCATGCGACGACGCATGGGAACGCGCGTTCGCTCGGTTTGAAACGCCGGAGCAGGAGATCAAAAAATTCCGCAAGCGACTGCGCTGGTTCGGCTGCGAACAGTGGGACCGCAACCTGTCCGTGGTTGAAATCTTCTGTGGTCGAGGAGCGGGGTTAATTGCGTGGCAGCAACTTGGCTTCAAAAATCTTGAAGGAGCGGACCTGTCTGCCAACCTGATTTCTCAATACGACGGACCTGCAAAATGCTACGTGGCCGATTGCCGCAAGCTGCCGTTCGATGATTCGTCACGCGACGTAATCGCGGTGCAGGGCGGCCTGCATCACTTGCCGGACTTTCCCGCCGATGTGCAGAAAACAGTCGACGAAGTAAAGCGAGTTCTAAAACCGGGCGGACGGTTTCTGATCGTCGAACCGTGGAACACGCTCTTCCTGCGAATGGTTCACGCCGCATCCGCCTCGCCGACCGCACGGCGACTTTGGGACAAACTGGATGCCTTTGAGGAACTCTACATTCACGAACGTGAAACGTACGACCAGTGGCGATACCAGCCCGCGCCGATTCTGGAGATCCTCAAGTTTGCCTTCACAACTGAGCGGTTAGTGACTCACTGGGGCAAGCTGATGTTTATCGGCCGCGTTTGA
- a CDS encoding glycosyltransferase family 2 protein, which produces MALPSPSTVVEATQQPFVIDDGVIAQLRQAEKAIHECLTSCDTTDSETPAPEVPPEVSVVMPCLNEADTLEVCIRKAQQSMKEAGIRGEVVIADNGSTDGSIEIANICGARVVHVREKGYGSALMGGIEAARGKFVIMGDADDSYDFLEVPTFVERLRDGHDLVQGCRLPGGGGTIKPGAMPLLHRWLGNPMFSMMVRHMFSAPIHDVYCGLRGFTRKLYDQLDLRCSGMEFATEMIIKSSLFGVDIAETPITLHPDGRKAHAPHLRTFRDGWRTLRFFLMYSPTWLFFVPGLLLMFAGVAVGGLAFPGTTIMGATLGAHSLLYASLSILVGYQCLQFGMFTRTFAISERLMPDSPRMKWFFRTATLERGLIIGGAALTGGVFLLGAAVAKWSAVDFGPLDYGSTMRWVIPGVTLVALGCQTTLSSFFLSILLMARR; this is translated from the coding sequence ATGGCACTTCCTTCTCCCTCTACTGTCGTCGAAGCAACTCAACAACCGTTTGTCATCGACGATGGCGTGATCGCTCAACTCCGCCAGGCGGAAAAAGCAATTCACGAGTGTCTGACAAGTTGTGACACGACCGATTCAGAGACTCCAGCACCGGAAGTTCCGCCGGAGGTCTCTGTTGTGATGCCCTGCCTGAATGAAGCGGATACGCTCGAAGTCTGCATCCGCAAAGCTCAGCAATCCATGAAGGAAGCCGGCATTCGCGGCGAAGTGGTGATCGCCGATAACGGAAGCACGGACGGCAGCATTGAAATCGCAAACATCTGCGGCGCACGCGTCGTCCATGTCCGCGAAAAAGGCTATGGCAGCGCGCTAATGGGCGGGATCGAAGCGGCGCGCGGCAAGTTTGTCATCATGGGTGACGCGGACGACAGCTACGACTTTCTGGAAGTTCCCACATTCGTCGAACGGCTGCGAGACGGGCATGACCTGGTGCAGGGATGTCGGCTGCCAGGCGGTGGAGGCACCATCAAACCGGGCGCAATGCCGCTGCTGCATCGATGGCTGGGCAACCCCATGTTTTCCATGATGGTGCGCCACATGTTTTCTGCGCCGATCCACGATGTCTATTGCGGACTACGTGGCTTCACGCGGAAGCTGTACGACCAACTGGATTTGCGTTGTTCCGGGATGGAATTCGCAACCGAAATGATCATCAAAAGCAGCCTGTTCGGCGTGGACATTGCCGAAACGCCGATCACGCTCCATCCGGATGGCCGGAAGGCTCACGCACCACACCTTCGCACCTTCAGAGACGGCTGGAGGACTCTTCGCTTCTTTCTGATGTACAGCCCGACGTGGCTGTTTTTTGTCCCCGGACTGTTGCTGATGTTTGCCGGAGTCGCCGTAGGCGGCCTTGCGTTTCCCGGCACTACGATCATGGGAGCAACTTTGGGAGCTCATTCGCTGCTGTATGCCAGCCTGTCGATTTTGGTCGGCTACCAGTGTCTGCAGTTCGGGATGTTCACTCGCACATTCGCAATCTCCGAACGGCTGATGCCGGACAGTCCTCGAATGAAGTGGTTCTTCCGCACGGCGACATTGGAACGCGGCCTGATCATTGGCGGAGCGGCGTTGACCGGCGGAGTGTTTCTACTGGGCGCGGCCGTAGCCAAGTGGAGCGCCGTTGACTTCGGACCGCTCGACTATGGCAGCACGATGCGATGGGTGATTCCAGGCGTCACACTGGTCGCGTTGGGCTGCCAGACAACGCTATCCAGCTTCTTCCTAAGCATCCTGCTGATGGCCCGGCGATAG
- a CDS encoding amidohydrolase, whose amino-acid sequence MIRFLLSFMLPACSFVVFHLSPAAAQTNDTTTALSAVTDSLMQSIVDRREASWQIAQKIWVTAEPGYQETFSSALLADTLQAAGLKVTHKVADIPTAFTAEFGAGKPVIGILGEFDALPGLSQTAAPERVARDDANRYGHGCGHHLFGTASASATIAIAEQIKAGKLPGTVRFYGCPAEEGGSAKVFLVQAGMFDDCDAVLHWHPSSRNAAGDKSSLARMAVKFRFRGQAAHAAGAPEQGRSALDAVELTNHATQLLREHTPQTTRIHHVITAGGEAPNVVPAFAEVYYYIRHPEADILRPLYKRLELCAKAGALATETDLEIGFEGGIREILPNQTLSRIVAKNLKQLNDLSYTEDDLKFVVRMRDALPKPKPLESIAEVEDVSGTVGMGSTDVGDVSWVVPTTGFNTACWVPGTPGHSWQAVACGGHRIAEQGMHLAARTLALTAAELFTNPGVLQQAAAELKERRGDTTYRSLMQPGQKPPLNYRRPSTAASSEE is encoded by the coding sequence ATGATTCGATTCCTGCTTAGTTTTATGTTGCCCGCCTGCAGCTTTGTCGTATTCCATTTGTCGCCAGCAGCCGCTCAAACCAACGACACGACAACAGCTCTTTCCGCCGTCACCGACTCGCTTATGCAGTCTATCGTTGACCGGCGAGAAGCGTCGTGGCAGATTGCTCAGAAGATCTGGGTGACTGCGGAACCTGGTTACCAGGAAACTTTTTCGTCCGCGCTTCTGGCTGACACATTGCAGGCGGCCGGACTTAAGGTAACTCACAAAGTGGCCGACATCCCGACGGCCTTCACAGCAGAATTCGGTGCGGGCAAACCCGTAATCGGAATTCTGGGAGAATTCGACGCGCTGCCTGGGCTAAGTCAAACGGCGGCGCCCGAACGAGTCGCTCGCGATGACGCCAACCGCTACGGCCACGGTTGCGGGCACCATTTGTTTGGCACCGCGTCGGCGTCAGCAACCATCGCAATTGCGGAGCAGATTAAAGCAGGCAAACTTCCCGGCACTGTCCGGTTCTATGGCTGCCCGGCCGAAGAAGGGGGCAGTGCAAAAGTGTTTCTGGTGCAGGCCGGCATGTTCGACGATTGCGACGCTGTGCTGCATTGGCATCCGTCCAGCCGTAACGCCGCCGGCGATAAAAGCAGCCTTGCTCGGATGGCGGTCAAGTTCCGTTTTCGTGGCCAGGCCGCTCATGCAGCTGGAGCTCCCGAACAGGGCCGATCTGCACTCGACGCTGTGGAACTCACCAATCACGCGACTCAATTACTGCGAGAACACACGCCGCAAACAACGCGAATTCATCACGTCATCACCGCTGGCGGCGAAGCGCCAAACGTCGTACCGGCTTTCGCCGAAGTTTATTATTACATTCGTCACCCCGAAGCCGACATTCTGCGACCGCTATACAAGCGACTGGAACTGTGCGCGAAAGCAGGCGCGCTGGCCACAGAAACGGATTTGGAAATCGGCTTCGAAGGTGGCATTCGCGAAATCCTGCCGAACCAGACTCTGTCACGAATCGTCGCAAAAAATCTGAAGCAGCTGAATGACCTGTCGTACACCGAAGACGATCTGAAGTTTGTTGTGCGCATGCGAGATGCACTTCCGAAACCCAAGCCGCTGGAATCGATTGCGGAAGTGGAAGACGTGAGCGGCACCGTGGGAATGGGTTCCACAGACGTCGGCGATGTGTCATGGGTGGTGCCAACCACAGGCTTCAACACGGCCTGCTGGGTGCCTGGTACTCCGGGCCATTCCTGGCAAGCGGTTGCCTGCGGAGGGCATCGGATTGCAGAGCAGGGCATGCACCTTGCGGCTCGCACTCTGGCTCTCACCGCAGCAGAACTATTCACCAACCCTGGCGTTTTGCAGCAGGCTGCGGCAGAGTTGAAGGAGCGTCGCGGCGACACCACCTATCGATCGCTGATGCAACCCGGCCAGAAGCCGCCGCTGAATTACCGTCGCCCCAGCACCGCTGCGTCGTCCGAAGAATAG
- the acs gene encoding acetate--CoA ligase gives MSENTNIESILTENRSFAPPATFVADAGINSEQQYQELWQHAKDDPAGFWGEMAENLSWFKRWDTVMDGEMPNTKWFTGGKINVSYNCLDRHLETERRNKAAIIWEGEPGDTRVIRYQDLHREVCKFANVLKNMGVETGDRVTIYMPMIPELVFAMLACARIGAVHSIIFGGFSADAVADRNNDAEAKVVITADGGWRRGKEIPLKAAVDASLEKSPTVEKVIVVKRTGGDIDMVPDRDFWWHDLMQDASAECDAVELDSEHPLFILYTSGSTGKPKGVLHTSAGYLLGTMMTTQWVFDLKENDTYWCTADIGWVTGHSYICYGPLANGASVVMYEGAPNWPDEGRFWELIEKYQVSVFYTAPTAIRAFIKWGNQWPEKYDLSSLRVLGTVGEPINPEAWMWYHQIIGQERCPIVDTWWQTETGGIMISPLPGVTPTKPGSCAKPLPGVVPEIVSESGEALGPNEGGLLVMAQPWPHMLRTLYGDHDRFIETYFSTIEGRYFAGDGARLDQDGYIWVMGRVDDVINVSGHRLSTMEVESALVAHPKVAEAAVVGFPHEIKGEGICCFVSLKEDEHSEELQAELIKHVREQIGALATPDQIRFSAALPKTRSGKIMRRLLRDIAAGRESTQDTSTLEDYTILAKLREEDD, from the coding sequence ATGTCGGAAAACACCAACATCGAAAGTATTTTGACCGAAAACCGTTCCTTCGCGCCGCCCGCGACGTTTGTGGCGGATGCCGGCATTAATAGTGAACAGCAGTATCAGGAACTGTGGCAGCACGCGAAGGATGATCCGGCCGGATTTTGGGGTGAAATGGCTGAAAATCTCAGCTGGTTCAAGCGCTGGGACACCGTGATGGACGGCGAAATGCCGAACACCAAATGGTTCACCGGTGGAAAAATCAATGTCAGCTACAACTGCCTGGACAGGCATCTGGAAACCGAACGCCGCAACAAAGCGGCCATTATCTGGGAAGGCGAACCTGGTGATACTCGAGTTATTCGCTATCAGGATCTTCACCGCGAAGTATGTAAATTCGCCAACGTGCTGAAGAACATGGGCGTCGAAACCGGCGACCGCGTCACCATTTACATGCCGATGATTCCGGAACTCGTCTTCGCCATGCTGGCGTGTGCTCGAATCGGGGCCGTTCATTCGATCATCTTTGGCGGCTTCAGTGCAGACGCCGTCGCAGATCGAAATAACGACGCCGAAGCGAAAGTCGTCATCACGGCCGACGGCGGCTGGCGGCGTGGCAAGGAAATTCCGTTGAAGGCGGCTGTCGATGCCAGCCTCGAAAAATCACCGACGGTCGAAAAAGTAATCGTGGTCAAACGCACGGGCGGCGACATTGACATGGTTCCTGACCGTGACTTCTGGTGGCACGACCTAATGCAGGACGCGTCGGCCGAGTGCGATGCGGTAGAACTCGACAGCGAACATCCGCTGTTCATCCTGTACACGTCGGGTAGCACTGGCAAACCTAAAGGAGTCCTGCACACCTCTGCTGGCTACCTGCTGGGAACCATGATGACGACCCAGTGGGTCTTCGATCTAAAAGAAAACGACACGTATTGGTGTACGGCCGACATTGGCTGGGTCACGGGACACAGCTACATCTGCTACGGACCACTCGCCAACGGTGCCAGCGTCGTCATGTACGAAGGTGCTCCCAACTGGCCGGACGAAGGTCGGTTCTGGGAGTTGATCGAAAAGTACCAGGTCAGCGTTTTCTACACAGCGCCGACCGCCATTCGAGCGTTCATCAAATGGGGCAATCAGTGGCCGGAGAAGTACGACCTGTCCAGCCTGCGAGTTCTCGGCACGGTCGGCGAACCCATCAACCCCGAAGCATGGATGTGGTATCACCAGATCATCGGTCAGGAACGCTGCCCGATTGTCGACACATGGTGGCAGACCGAAACCGGCGGCATCATGATCAGCCCGCTGCCAGGGGTGACTCCGACAAAACCAGGAAGCTGCGCCAAACCTTTGCCGGGTGTTGTGCCGGAAATCGTTTCCGAAAGCGGCGAAGCACTCGGGCCTAACGAAGGCGGCCTGCTGGTCATGGCTCAGCCGTGGCCTCATATGCTCAGAACCCTGTACGGCGACCACGATCGATTTATCGAAACCTACTTTTCGACAATCGAAGGCCGCTACTTCGCAGGCGACGGGGCTCGTCTGGACCAGGACGGCTATATCTGGGTGATGGGTCGCGTCGACGACGTGATCAACGTATCGGGCCATCGACTCAGCACCATGGAAGTCGAAAGCGCGCTGGTTGCTCACCCGAAAGTCGCTGAAGCGGCCGTCGTCGGTTTTCCTCACGAAATCAAGGGCGAAGGCATCTGCTGTTTCGTCTCATTGAAAGAGGACGAGCATTCGGAAGAATTGCAGGCCGAACTGATCAAGCACGTTCGCGAACAGATCGGAGCCCTCGCAACACCCGATCAGATTCGTTTTTCCGCCGCCCTTCCCAAGACTCGCAGCGGCAAGATCATGCGGCGATTGCTGCGAGATATTGCGGCCGGCCGAGAGTCTACGCAGGATACAAGCACGCTGGAAGACTACACGATTCTGGCAAAGCTGCGTGAAGAGGACGACTAG
- a CDS encoding S1C family serine protease, translated as MKQTFLTVLCFAGMLTGSASADLASLTARQQKLDAALEKVSPALVSVEDGFGAGSGIVVSGDGIVLTASHVVDTHRRNRPNPRLKVVFPDGSRYQAKLLGMNRSDDAAMLKITESPRNGEEFPFVDLGESDKLSRGDWCFALGHPGGFNLERPAPVRLGRVLSVGHRTVVSDCAIVLGDSGGPLFDMSGKLIGIHSMITEVIVENRHVAIDCFRRDGDRMENGESWGRLVAHDNDLAETDFMGVHLRWRSFTPEVSRVVRNSPADKAGLRSGDILLKVADQQFADPLGLSNLLEHLASHQQTTLLVDRNGRETSLSLTTGAKPDGRDRRRSETREVEVDSDDHERIRELTNQLTSLRTVGPYEKRAPEELARFEPSLRESSQSVVEIRRYGETLTLGTIMSSDGYIMTKASEIENVKRCDCILPDGRSVKFVEVATDFAYDLMLIKVNQRGLTPVSWNLRSEVKPGRIVITTDSRGAPLLPGVISVASRKLPTSTKGFLGVQLKQVWDEYGNKTAVGISNVFAGGAAKRYGVLEGDQVLSIDGVTVRTSEDMMRKVKSMPPYSKITLRIDRNDEIKTLEIVLTPKFIDDRQAMLERYQDPKNYGRFASTHNSGFPEAIQHDTDLYPRQCGGPLFDISGRAVGLNIARAARITSYAIPASAVVRVYEQLRVKGDQPASLKKAG; from the coding sequence ATGAAACAAACGTTCCTGACCGTTCTGTGTTTCGCCGGGATGCTCACAGGCTCCGCCTCCGCCGACCTGGCCTCCCTGACCGCCCGGCAACAAAAGCTGGACGCCGCTCTTGAAAAGGTAAGTCCCGCGCTGGTGTCGGTGGAAGATGGATTCGGTGCGGGTAGCGGCATCGTGGTCTCCGGCGATGGCATTGTGTTGACCGCGTCGCACGTCGTGGATACTCATCGCCGCAATCGTCCCAACCCACGGCTGAAAGTGGTGTTCCCGGACGGCAGTCGATATCAGGCAAAGTTACTCGGGATGAATCGTTCCGACGACGCGGCCATGTTGAAGATCACTGAGTCGCCTCGCAACGGTGAGGAATTTCCGTTTGTTGACCTTGGTGAATCCGACAAGCTTAGTCGCGGCGATTGGTGTTTCGCGCTTGGCCATCCCGGCGGCTTCAACCTGGAACGTCCGGCTCCCGTTCGGCTGGGGCGAGTTCTTTCTGTCGGCCATCGGACGGTAGTTTCCGACTGCGCGATCGTGCTCGGTGATTCTGGCGGGCCGCTGTTCGATATGTCCGGCAAGCTGATCGGCATTCACAGCATGATCACAGAGGTGATTGTAGAAAATCGCCATGTGGCCATCGATTGCTTTCGTCGTGATGGCGACCGCATGGAAAACGGCGAAAGCTGGGGCCGCTTGGTCGCTCATGACAACGACCTTGCCGAGACCGATTTTATGGGCGTTCATTTGCGTTGGCGAAGTTTCACGCCGGAGGTTTCGCGAGTGGTTCGCAACAGCCCGGCCGACAAGGCTGGACTGCGTTCCGGCGACATTCTCTTGAAAGTGGCGGACCAACAGTTCGCTGACCCGCTTGGGTTGAGCAACCTGCTGGAACACCTCGCATCGCATCAGCAGACCACATTGCTGGTCGATCGCAACGGCCGCGAAACGTCGTTGTCACTCACGACGGGCGCAAAACCTGATGGCCGAGACCGCAGGCGTTCAGAGACTCGTGAAGTCGAAGTGGACAGCGACGATCACGAACGGATCCGCGAACTGACGAACCAACTCACATCATTGCGAACTGTCGGCCCATACGAAAAACGTGCACCTGAAGAGCTGGCTCGCTTTGAACCGTCTTTGCGGGAATCGAGCCAGAGTGTCGTCGAGATCCGTCGCTATGGAGAAACTCTGACGCTGGGCACGATCATGAGTAGCGATGGTTACATCATGACGAAGGCCAGTGAAATTGAAAACGTGAAGCGTTGCGACTGCATCCTTCCTGATGGCCGCAGTGTGAAGTTTGTCGAAGTGGCGACTGACTTTGCATACGACCTGATGCTGATCAAAGTGAACCAGCGGGGACTGACGCCGGTCAGCTGGAACCTGCGATCCGAGGTCAAGCCAGGCCGAATTGTGATCACAACGGATTCTCGCGGGGCACCTTTGTTGCCAGGTGTGATCAGTGTCGCCAGCCGCAAGCTGCCGACATCGACAAAAGGTTTTCTGGGAGTGCAGTTGAAGCAAGTCTGGGACGAGTACGGCAACAAAACGGCAGTGGGAATTTCAAACGTATTCGCAGGCGGAGCGGCCAAGCGGTACGGCGTGTTGGAAGGTGATCAGGTACTGTCAATCGATGGAGTCACGGTCCGTACGAGTGAAGACATGATGAGAAAAGTGAAGTCGATGCCACCGTACAGCAAAATCACACTGCGAATCGATCGAAACGACGAGATCAAGACACTCGAAATCGTCTTAACGCCGAAATTCATCGATGACAGGCAGGCGATGCTGGAACGGTACCAGGATCCGAAGAACTACGGCCGTTTTGCCAGCACTCACAATTCAGGATTTCCGGAAGCGATTCAGCACGACACCGACTTGTATCCGCGTCAGTGCGGCGGTCCGTTGTTCGACATTTCTGGCCGAGCGGTCGGCCTGAACATCGCTCGCGCAGCACGCATCACCAGCTACGCGATTCCCGCGTCGGCGGTCGTGCGAGTTTACGAACAGCTCAGAGTCAAAGGCGATCAGCCAGCCAGCCTGAAGAAGGCAGGTTAG
- a CDS encoding sigma-54-dependent transcriptional regulator produces the protein MSQSSKHKLRVLFVDDDESISGLLESELPRMGHTATICRSPGEAIEAVSKNTFDAAIVDLRMPGGSGWDVIDQLREHSPETDYVISTGHGSMDDAIRAIRMGAYDFLPKPVSLFEISAVLQRIGDKKSLQNKNTALESRLKQVEGRSDLIGESKSMERVKTLIEKIAPTDSAVLILGETGTGKEMVARRVHEQSERADAPFVAVNCGAIPENLVESEFFGHRKGAFTGADTARTGLFEVANGGTLFLDELGELDKSMQVKLLRFLESGEVRRVGENEPFRVDVRIVCATNCDLQEMVEAGTFREDLVFRVNTFEIHLPPLRERRDDIPALARHLIARHLKRETAPESILAPETIALLKSQEWAGNVRQLANVMEHAMILSDGKCIMPEDLPRSMIKGGSTPSASSDGIQFGDEPRTLREMEDQMILHVLEKHEGDKPSAAKELGIALKTLYNRLGQLEQCREAG, from the coding sequence GTGTCTCAATCTTCCAAGCACAAACTGCGCGTCCTGTTCGTCGATGATGATGAGTCCATTTCCGGGCTGCTGGAATCCGAACTTCCTCGCATGGGTCACACGGCCACGATTTGCCGGTCTCCGGGCGAAGCCATCGAAGCGGTCAGCAAGAACACGTTCGACGCGGCCATTGTCGATCTCCGTATGCCCGGCGGCAGCGGATGGGATGTCATCGACCAGTTGCGTGAGCATTCTCCGGAAACGGATTACGTAATCAGCACCGGTCACGGCAGCATGGACGATGCGATCCGAGCCATTCGAATGGGAGCCTACGACTTCTTGCCGAAGCCGGTTTCCCTGTTCGAAATTTCGGCAGTGTTGCAGCGAATCGGCGACAAGAAGAGTCTGCAGAATAAGAATACGGCGCTGGAGAGCCGCCTGAAACAGGTTGAGGGTCGCTCGGATCTGATCGGCGAATCGAAATCGATGGAACGCGTCAAAACGCTGATCGAGAAGATCGCACCGACGGATTCCGCAGTTCTGATTCTGGGCGAAACGGGTACCGGCAAGGAAATGGTGGCTCGCCGCGTTCACGAACAAAGCGAACGAGCAGACGCGCCATTTGTGGCGGTCAACTGTGGAGCAATCCCCGAGAATCTGGTCGAAAGTGAGTTCTTCGGACACCGCAAAGGTGCCTTCACCGGAGCCGACACGGCGCGCACTGGCCTGTTCGAAGTCGCCAACGGCGGAACTCTGTTTTTGGACGAGCTGGGCGAACTAGACAAGTCGATGCAGGTCAAGCTGCTTCGATTTTTGGAGTCCGGCGAGGTCCGGCGCGTCGGCGAAAACGAACCGTTCCGAGTCGACGTGCGAATTGTGTGTGCGACCAACTGCGACCTGCAGGAAATGGTCGAAGCGGGCACGTTTCGCGAAGACCTCGTGTTTCGAGTCAACACGTTTGAAATTCACCTGCCGCCATTGCGAGAACGCCGCGACGACATTCCCGCTCTGGCTCGTCACCTGATCGCTCGCCACCTAAAACGAGAAACCGCCCCGGAATCCATCCTGGCCCCGGAGACGATCGCATTGTTGAAATCGCAGGAATGGGCTGGCAACGTACGCCAGCTAGCCAACGTCATGGAACACGCCATGATTTTGTCCGATGGCAAGTGCATCATGCCTGAAGATCTGCCTCGCAGCATGATTAAAGGTGGCAGCACACCGTCCGCTTCTTCAGACGGCATTCAGTTTGGCGACGAACCCAGAACTCTGCGGGAAATGGAGGACCAAATGATCCTGCACGTCCTCGAAAAGCACGAAGGCGATAAGCCGAGTGCAGCCAAAGAACTGGGTATCGCTCTGAAAACCTTGTACAACCGGCTGGGACAACTGGAACAGTGTCGCGAGGCCGGTTAG
- a CDS encoding ShlB/FhaC/HecB family hemolysin secretion/activation protein, which produces MPHRFAPLAIKRGRPRSAAFLLTIVASVSCSVPLAAQDMDRYRPDTPTTGRNVVNLPVPPATYADGSPEVIIEELKGVMILADESRLQDPIKPFEGIRLDPKADLTVARGDGFKSEMQPYLGQPISILALNQLAQHIVTMYRNNGQPVVEVHMPPGQDITDGVVQVVITESKIGRIDFRGNCHFDDCLLQRQSWLRPGQNIFVASLENELLWYNKNPYRTVGVTLEPGQAAGTTDVVYSVCEQRPMRGFVGYRDTGTRSTNRERMVFGFNRANPKGDDGQFSYQFEADAQLAGRVGVHSFTYTAPIFDNRDSWTIYGSYGNLDNLLPVAGDPTDGRMWQVSLRYNHPLHEDNCRLDEMHFGLDVKGTDNDLDFGGTNIQSSDVHVVNFMAGLGSRQQYDDGYTAYGVDGYFSPGHLLSSNRDSDFSRFRSGAKSLYGYGRGYVERLYEVGARSDLFVRATGQLGSYKLLPSEQLGFGGYDTIRGYDMRTVNGDSGYILNMEYRSKPIIGCCNDKQTSLTLLTFLDAGQQFNWGAYDAALNSPDQEFLASTGVGLRYSIDPNCSLRLDYGYPLRDKLAENSKGRLHVGAVLSY; this is translated from the coding sequence ATGCCACATCGCTTCGCACCGCTGGCCATCAAAAGAGGTCGGCCGCGTTCTGCTGCCTTCCTGCTGACGATTGTCGCCAGTGTTTCGTGCAGCGTGCCGCTTGCCGCTCAGGACATGGACCGCTACCGGCCGGACACTCCGACCACCGGACGCAATGTCGTAAACCTGCCCGTTCCGCCTGCGACGTATGCCGATGGTTCGCCGGAGGTGATCATTGAGGAACTGAAGGGCGTGATGATCCTGGCTGACGAAAGCCGCCTTCAGGATCCCATCAAGCCGTTCGAAGGCATTCGACTCGACCCCAAAGCCGACCTGACGGTGGCTCGCGGCGACGGGTTCAAGTCAGAAATGCAGCCGTATCTCGGGCAGCCCATTTCCATTCTGGCGCTCAATCAGTTGGCTCAACACATCGTCACGATGTACCGCAACAACGGGCAGCCCGTGGTCGAAGTTCACATGCCGCCCGGTCAGGACATCACCGACGGAGTCGTGCAGGTTGTGATCACGGAGTCGAAAATCGGCAGAATCGATTTTCGAGGCAACTGCCACTTCGACGATTGTCTGCTGCAGCGGCAAAGCTGGCTGCGGCCCGGGCAGAACATCTTTGTGGCGTCACTGGAAAACGAACTGCTGTGGTACAACAAGAACCCATATCGCACCGTCGGCGTAACGCTGGAACCGGGACAGGCGGCGGGCACAACGGATGTCGTCTACAGTGTTTGCGAACAGCGGCCAATGCGAGGCTTTGTTGGTTACCGCGACACGGGAACTCGATCCACCAACCGCGAACGGATGGTATTCGGCTTTAACCGAGCGAATCCCAAAGGGGACGACGGACAGTTCAGTTATCAATTTGAAGCGGACGCTCAACTGGCCGGTCGCGTTGGCGTGCATTCGTTCACATACACGGCCCCAATTTTCGACAACCGTGATTCATGGACCATCTACGGAAGTTACGGAAATCTGGATAACCTGTTGCCCGTGGCCGGCGATCCGACGGACGGTCGCATGTGGCAGGTTTCGTTGCGATACAATCATCCACTACACGAAGACAACTGCCGGTTGGATGAGATGCACTTCGGGCTGGATGTCAAAGGCACGGATAATGATCTGGACTTCGGTGGCACCAATATTCAGTCAAGTGACGTTCACGTTGTGAACTTCATGGCCGGGTTAGGTAGCCGGCAACAGTACGACGATGGCTACACGGCCTACGGTGTCGACGGCTACTTCAGCCCGGGCCACCTGCTGTCGTCAAATCGCGATTCGGACTTTTCACGATTTCGTTCCGGAGCGAAATCACTGTACGGCTACGGTCGCGGATATGTAGAACGCCTGTACGAAGTGGGTGCTCGCAGTGACTTGTTTGTGCGAGCGACCGGGCAACTTGGCAGTTACAAACTTCTTCCGTCAGAACAGCTTGGCTTTGGCGGTTACGACACGATTCGCGGGTACGACATGCGGACCGTCAACGGCGATTCGGGCTATATTCTGAACATGGAATACCGCTCGAAGCCGATCATTGGCTGCTGCAACGACAAGCAAACCTCGCTGACTCTGCTTACCTTTCTGGACGCAGGCCAGCAGTTTAACTGGGGCGCGTACGACGCCGCGTTGAATTCACCGGACCAGGAATTTCTCGCGAGTACCGGTGTGGGGCTTAGGTATTCGATCGATCCGAACTGCTCGCTACGGCTCGACTACGGCTATCCGTTGCGAGACAAGCTGGCCGAAAACAGCAAAGGCCGGCTGCACGTCGGTGCTGTGCTGTCGTACTAA